The segment GGTTTTTCAGGAACCAACCTTTTATGCTCAATTGTATTGTGATCCATATAATCGAAGAATTCGCATTGATCAATATAGAGGGGATCTTACAGAACTTCATCGAGTGGTATGTGAGAAAGCTACTCAACTTTCAGCAGAAAAAATCATAATAAAGGTAAGGCAAGAGCATATAAAAACCTTTTTAACACTGGGGTATAGTATTGAAGGGGTTATCGACGGATATTATCGGGGAAGTGATGCTTGGATGCTTTCCTTATTTCTTCATGATTCAAGAAGAAATAGTCTGTATCATCGTCAAGAAGATGAAGTAATTGAAAAAATTCAGCACCTACCCTATGTAGGTAACGGAAGCTCAGCCAATACATTAAAAAAGGCGGGGTACGAGGATGCTAAAGGTTTAGCGGAGCTATATCGAGAAACATTTAAAATCTATCCTGTTCCACTTCATGAAGAAGAATATATTAAACAGTCCATGGATGAGGGAACCATTTTTTATTTCTTCGAAGAAGAGGGAAAAATCATTTCAGCCGCTTCTGCAGAGAT is part of the Bacillus spongiae genome and harbors:
- the ablB gene encoding putative beta-lysine N-acetyltransferase; this translates as MKASVEVFQEPTFYAQLYCDPYNRRIRIDQYRGDLTELHRVVCEKATQLSAEKIIIKVRQEHIKTFLTLGYSIEGVIDGYYRGSDAWMLSLFLHDSRRNSLYHRQEDEVIEKIQHLPYVGNGSSANTLKKAGYEDAKGLAELYRETFKIYPVPLHEEEYIKQSMDEGTIFYFFEEEGKIISAASAEINKEEKNAELTDCATDPAYRKGGLMKQLLAQLEADLKREGIFCYYSLARALSFGMNAAFKQLNYSYRGRLLNNCYIYDKMEDMNIWVKTIN